Proteins encoded by one window of Synechococcus sp. MVIR-18-1:
- a CDS encoding YebC/PmpR family DNA-binding transcriptional regulator, translating to MAGHSKWSQIKRTKAVVDGKRGALFTRLGREITVAARNGADPNGNFQLRTAITKARSAGLPAGNIERAIAKGSGQGEAGSSLEVIRYEGYGPEGMAVLVEALSDNRNRTAAEVRLAFSKHGGKLGETGCVSYLFQHRSEVRLEGHCEEEALLETLLELDAEGYVLQSDGSTMVHGGFEALEQLQQELQDRGWAVIDWGHCWHPLALVEIQDEQLSETCQRLQEALESLDDVCSVSTNLAPIEVATKPK from the coding sequence ATGGCCGGCCACAGCAAATGGTCTCAAATCAAACGCACCAAGGCGGTGGTGGATGGGAAGCGAGGCGCACTTTTTACCAGGCTTGGGCGCGAGATCACCGTGGCCGCACGCAATGGAGCTGACCCAAACGGCAATTTCCAACTACGAACAGCCATCACGAAAGCACGATCAGCCGGATTACCGGCAGGCAATATTGAGCGGGCCATAGCCAAAGGATCGGGGCAAGGGGAAGCAGGCTCCAGCCTGGAAGTGATTCGCTACGAGGGGTATGGCCCCGAAGGCATGGCAGTCCTTGTGGAAGCACTCAGCGACAACCGCAACCGAACGGCGGCCGAGGTACGTCTGGCCTTCAGCAAACACGGCGGCAAGCTCGGAGAAACCGGATGCGTGAGTTATCTCTTTCAGCATCGCAGCGAGGTGCGACTGGAGGGACATTGCGAAGAAGAAGCTCTCCTGGAGACCCTTCTCGAACTCGATGCAGAGGGATATGTGTTGCAAAGCGATGGCAGCACCATGGTTCATGGTGGTTTCGAAGCCCTGGAGCAGCTTCAACAGGAATTACAAGATCGTGGCTGGGCTGTGATCGATTGGGGGCACTGCTGGCACCCCCTAGCGCTTGTAGAGATCCAGGACGAACAGCTTTCCGAAACCTGCCAACGATTACAAGAGGCCTTGGAGTCGCTCGATGATGTCTGCAGCGTGAGCACGAACCTTGCACCAATCGAGGTGGCTACAAAACCAAAATAA
- the truB gene encoding tRNA pseudouridine(55) synthase TruB has protein sequence MDAPLGFVVIDKPSGLTSHACVSRMRRVLQTKRVGHGGTLDPAVTGVLPIAVGQATRLLPYLPGEKTYRGVIQLGTSTSTDDLQGEVVALQDWPRLSLEEMDQALNPFRGGIEQFPPQVSAVHVNGERAYARARRGEVMDLPARNVTIHSLSLQHWDSEQGKLSLEVHCSAGTYIRSLARDLGQALGCGGCLDWLRRTQALGFVEAHAIALPEHPNEQTTPMVGSLTLIPPQRALTHLPIRTLSELERDDWSCGRTISHQNGDGPTVVLSADNIMLGIGIANSEDQLRPKVVFEARG, from the coding sequence TTGGATGCACCACTCGGCTTCGTGGTGATCGACAAGCCTTCAGGTCTCACCTCCCACGCCTGCGTGAGCCGGATGCGTCGCGTGCTCCAAACCAAAAGAGTGGGGCATGGAGGCACCCTGGACCCAGCCGTAACCGGCGTTCTGCCGATTGCAGTGGGTCAGGCCACCCGACTGCTTCCCTACCTCCCAGGAGAGAAAACCTATCGCGGTGTGATCCAGCTGGGAACCAGCACCAGCACCGATGACCTACAGGGAGAAGTCGTTGCGCTTCAGGATTGGCCGCGTTTAAGCCTTGAGGAGATGGATCAGGCCCTCAACCCCTTCCGCGGTGGCATCGAGCAGTTTCCACCACAGGTTTCAGCGGTTCACGTGAACGGCGAAAGGGCCTATGCCAGGGCCCGCCGCGGTGAAGTGATGGACTTACCGGCCCGCAATGTGACCATCCACTCCCTCTCTCTTCAGCATTGGGATTCAGAGCAAGGCAAGCTCAGCCTTGAGGTGCACTGCTCTGCTGGCACCTACATCCGTTCGTTGGCCCGAGATCTTGGTCAAGCCCTCGGGTGTGGCGGCTGCCTGGACTGGCTGCGGCGCACCCAAGCGCTGGGATTCGTGGAGGCCCATGCGATTGCCCTGCCAGAGCATCCCAATGAACAAACCACTCCAATGGTCGGTTCCCTCACCCTCATCCCTCCCCAACGCGCCTTAACCCACCTACCAATCCGAACGCTCTCTGAGCTCGAACGGGACGACTGGAGCTGCGGTCGCACGATCTCCCATCAAAATGGAGACGGTCCCACCGTTGTTCTCAGCGCAGACAACATCATGCTGGGAATTGGAATCGCCAATAGCGAAGACCAGCTCAGACCCAAGGTCGTGTTTGAAGCGCGCGGCTGA
- a CDS encoding bifunctional 2-polyprenyl-6-hydroxyphenol methylase/3-demethylubiquinol 3-O-methyltransferase UbiG translates to MQRLSNSPRVDIETFLDNGFSVRDHLAEYLQLTLEQVDQRLPDGKDDLAALHPGAFQADQATEFYETTVGTGHLFELAAWHLSSSDYIADTLRLQEDFARGTVLDFGGGIGTHALAAAALDNVDRVHFVDLNPQNRAFVSSRALALGLDQKMSVHRDLSDLSGQRFDTVVCLDVLEHLPDPSDQLMQFHSFMNEDGRALLNWYFFKGYSGEYPFHFDDPNLVDCFFRTLQSHFLEVFHPLLITTRVYKPVEETNAFSC, encoded by the coding sequence ATGCAACGTCTGAGCAATTCTCCCCGCGTGGACATCGAGACCTTCTTGGACAACGGCTTTTCTGTTCGTGACCATTTGGCTGAATACCTTCAGCTCACGTTGGAGCAGGTGGATCAGCGCTTACCCGATGGGAAGGATGATTTAGCCGCACTGCATCCGGGTGCTTTTCAAGCGGATCAAGCCACGGAGTTTTACGAGACCACCGTGGGAACGGGGCATCTCTTTGAATTGGCGGCTTGGCATCTCAGCAGCTCCGACTACATCGCGGACACGCTTCGTTTGCAGGAGGATTTCGCTCGAGGCACAGTCCTTGATTTTGGAGGAGGGATAGGAACGCATGCTTTAGCGGCAGCGGCATTAGACAATGTTGATCGGGTCCATTTTGTTGATCTGAATCCACAGAACAGGGCATTCGTCTCGTCGAGGGCTCTTGCTCTAGGTTTGGATCAAAAAATGTCGGTTCATCGTGATCTTTCAGATCTCAGCGGCCAACGTTTCGATACAGTTGTTTGTCTTGATGTATTGGAGCATCTGCCTGATCCATCTGATCAGCTCATGCAATTCCATTCGTTCATGAACGAAGACGGAAGGGCCTTATTAAACTGGTATTTCTTCAAAGGATATAGCGGCGAATATCCGTTTCACTTTGATGATCCCAACCTTGTTGATTGCTTTTTCCGTACGTTGCAATCGCATTTTCTTGAAGTTTTTCATCCACTGTTAATTACGACGAGGGTGTACAAGCCCGTGGAAGAGACCAACGCTTTTAGTTGCTAA